In a single window of the Melioribacteraceae bacterium genome:
- a CDS encoding 2-phosphosulfolactate phosphatase, whose translation MKINIFYSNQHLDELYFTGKTSVVIDVLRATTVIVTALNNGAREIIPVSTVDFAMKVSGNAFSGQTLLGGERNTKKVEGFVLGNSPLEYSTETVSGKSIILYTTNGSKAIVKTKFAENIFICSFLNLPAVASHLIDLNKDVEIICAGTNGSFNLEDAVCAGRLTQEMQKLNENVELSDSSRAGLVLNKTFGKNLIKLLKETEHGKLLIENGFAEDIKFCAQYGTTELIPYFISSSIKKLETTPAHTEQEQNLNK comes from the coding sequence ATGAAAATAAATATATTTTACTCAAATCAACATTTGGATGAACTCTATTTCACCGGTAAAACTTCTGTTGTAATTGATGTTTTGCGCGCAACTACTGTAATTGTTACAGCACTAAATAATGGCGCACGCGAAATAATTCCCGTGAGCACTGTTGATTTTGCCATGAAAGTTTCGGGAAACGCGTTTAGCGGGCAAACATTGCTCGGCGGTGAAAGAAATACCAAAAAAGTGGAAGGCTTTGTGTTGGGGAATTCTCCACTGGAATATTCAACTGAAACTGTTTCTGGCAAATCAATAATTTTGTACACTACTAATGGTTCTAAGGCAATAGTAAAGACTAAATTTGCCGAAAATATCTTTATTTGTAGCTTTCTTAATTTACCTGCAGTAGCTTCTCACTTAATCGATCTCAACAAAGATGTTGAAATCATTTGCGCCGGAACTAATGGCAGTTTTAATCTTGAGGATGCTGTTTGTGCTGGCAGACTTACACAGGAAATGCAAAAATTAAATGAGAATGTTGAATTAAGCGATTCCTCACGCGCTGGGTTAGTTCTAAATAAAACATTTGGGAAAAATCTCATTAAACTTCTAAAAGAAACAGAGCATGGTAAATTACTAATTGAAAATGGTTTTGCTGAAGATATAAAATTTTGCGCACAATATGGAACAACTGAATTAATTCCATATTTTATTTCAAGTTCTATTAAAAAATTGGAAACAACACCTGCTCATACTGAACAAGAACAAAACTTAAACAAATAA
- the gcvT gene encoding glycine cleavage system aminomethyltransferase GcvT, with amino-acid sequence MKKTAFNDIHEKLGAKLVDFAGYKMPIQYSSIIAEHKAVRNSVGVFDVSHMGEIFIKGEKAFDFVQNLTVNDVSALYDGRVQYSAMCYENGGIVDDLLVYRINEKEYLLVVNASNKQKDFEWMKANNPFGVEIVDESDEYSLLAVQGPNSGKVIDKIIGEKNSLEYYHFRKVSIFNNEVILSRTGYTGELGFELYFKNGENFAEKIWNAIFEAGKEFDIQPVGLGARDSLRLEMGFCLYGNDIDQNTNPIEAGLGWITKLKKPSFIGKDILVEAKEKGTKRKLTALISEEKIFPRKDYEIKSEGKVIGKITSGTVSPSLDKAIALAYIDSDQINETNKLNISIRGKEYSAQITKLPFVKK; translated from the coding sequence ATGAAAAAGACCGCATTTAATGATATTCATGAAAAACTTGGTGCAAAATTAGTTGATTTTGCCGGATACAAAATGCCAATTCAATATTCATCAATTATTGCGGAACATAAAGCCGTTCGCAACTCCGTTGGTGTATTTGATGTATCCCACATGGGTGAAATATTTATAAAGGGAGAAAAGGCATTCGATTTTGTACAAAACCTTACTGTTAATGATGTATCCGCTCTTTATGATGGAAGAGTTCAATATTCCGCCATGTGCTATGAAAATGGGGGAATTGTTGATGATCTTTTAGTTTATCGAATTAATGAAAAAGAGTACTTATTGGTAGTGAACGCGTCTAACAAGCAAAAAGATTTTGAATGGATGAAAGCTAACAATCCTTTTGGCGTGGAAATAGTTGATGAGAGTGATGAATATTCACTTCTTGCGGTGCAAGGACCAAATTCTGGAAAGGTAATCGACAAAATCATAGGTGAGAAAAATAGTCTTGAGTATTATCATTTCAGAAAAGTTTCGATTTTTAACAATGAAGTAATTCTCTCCAGAACTGGCTACACAGGGGAATTGGGATTTGAACTTTACTTTAAAAACGGTGAAAATTTCGCAGAAAAAATTTGGAATGCGATTTTTGAAGCTGGAAAAGAATTTGATATTCAGCCGGTAGGTTTAGGTGCGCGCGATAGTTTACGTTTAGAAATGGGTTTCTGTTTATATGGAAACGATATTGATCAAAATACCAATCCTATTGAAGCTGGGTTGGGTTGGATTACGAAACTTAAGAAACCTTCATTTATTGGTAAAGATATTCTAGTCGAAGCAAAAGAGAAGGGTACAAAACGGAAATTAACTGCTCTGATTTCGGAAGAGAAAATATTCCCAAGAAAAGATTATGAAATTAAATCAGAAGGTAAAGTTATAGGCAAAATTACGAGCGGTACAGTGAGCCCTAGTTTAGATAAGGCAATTGCGCTCGCTTATATCGATTCAGATCAGATAAATGAAACAAATAAATTAAATATTTCAATACGCGGAAAAGAATACTCCGCGCAAATAACTAAACTTCCTTTCGTGAAAAAATGA
- the fsa gene encoding fructose-6-phosphate aldolase → MKFFIDTANINQIKEAASYGLLDGVTTNPSLVAKEGKEFVKLLEEIVQIVDGPISAEVVSTDYDGILREAKELLKIHKNIVVKVPLIKEGIKAVKSLSDEGIKTNVTLCFSPTQALLAAKAGATYISPFVGRLDDISHDGMQLIEQIITIYRNYGYATEVLVASIRHPLHLVDAAMMGADVATMPFDVIEKLFNHPLTNIGLEKFLSDWNKSQK, encoded by the coding sequence ATGAAGTTTTTCATTGATACAGCTAATATTAACCAAATTAAAGAAGCCGCTTCTTATGGATTATTGGATGGTGTTACCACAAACCCTTCATTAGTAGCCAAAGAAGGAAAGGAATTTGTTAAGCTTCTTGAAGAAATTGTTCAAATTGTTGATGGACCAATTAGCGCAGAAGTTGTTTCTACCGACTATGACGGAATATTGCGAGAAGCTAAAGAATTGTTAAAAATTCATAAAAATATTGTAGTTAAAGTACCTCTTATTAAAGAGGGAATTAAAGCCGTTAAGTCACTATCGGATGAGGGAATTAAAACAAACGTTACTTTGTGTTTTTCTCCCACACAAGCCCTTTTAGCCGCAAAAGCCGGAGCGACTTATATTAGTCCTTTTGTTGGTAGATTGGATGATATAAGTCATGATGGAATGCAATTGATCGAACAAATAATTACTATTTATCGAAATTATGGCTACGCTACTGAAGTATTAGTAGCAAGTATTCGTCATCCTCTTCATTTGGTGGATGCTGCAATGATGGGTGCCGATGTTGCAACAATGCCATTTGATGTTATTGAAAAATTATTTAACCATCCACTAACTAATATTGGTTTAGAAAAATTCTTAAGTGATTGGAATAAATCTCAAAAATAA
- a CDS encoding Rne/Rng family ribonuclease has product MNKEIIISSSTSQNRVAITEEGNLVDFFVDHPEKRRMVGDIYLGRVARVLPGIRAAFIDIGMKHDAFLHFSDIGERTEALQGIFDDDDDDNETESSNTAPPQNHQESINAEGDQPTIETTPIKAPEKPEHRDRTVTKLHKGQEILIQIIKEPVKDKGVRVTSSISIPGRFCVLLPLDNKIGVSKKIADYRERKRLRRIARGILPENCGLIIRTAARDQSEESLVGDLKYLVKSWQDLEADAKKNEPPCLLYKDLSTTISVIRDLFTPDVSKVFIDSKKLFKEIKNYLQFIQPALLDRIELYKDDQSIFETFKIEEQIKSLMGRKVSLPSGGHIVIEHTEAMVVIDVNSGRYAAKKDQELNSLKTDLEASREIVRQLRLRDIGGLIVVDFIDLEDEKNRKKIYDELKKEFKKDRAKIAMLPMTDFGLMQITRERIRENIMQSMNEACPYCQGTGLLTKKSNLLHEIEGWLKRYKTAEKHNSLTLKVHPSLGDNLQRGFISTLTKLQLKYFLRIKLIVDEKVSPQKFYFVITKTGEDKTEEFA; this is encoded by the coding sequence ATGAATAAAGAAATAATCATCAGTTCTTCGACTTCGCAAAATAGAGTTGCGATAACGGAAGAGGGAAATTTGGTCGATTTTTTCGTTGACCATCCTGAAAAAAGAAGAATGGTTGGCGATATATACCTCGGCAGAGTTGCCAGAGTACTGCCCGGCATTAGGGCTGCGTTTATTGATATTGGAATGAAGCATGACGCGTTTCTGCATTTCTCCGATATTGGTGAAAGAACTGAAGCGCTTCAAGGAATTTTTGATGATGACGATGATGATAATGAAACTGAGAGCAGTAATACGGCGCCTCCTCAAAATCATCAAGAAAGTATTAATGCAGAAGGGGATCAGCCAACAATTGAAACAACCCCTATTAAAGCACCCGAAAAGCCTGAGCATAGAGATAGAACTGTAACAAAACTTCATAAAGGGCAGGAAATTCTTATCCAGATAATTAAAGAACCTGTTAAAGATAAAGGAGTTAGAGTTACTTCATCAATTTCAATTCCAGGCCGATTCTGTGTATTACTTCCACTCGATAATAAGATTGGCGTTTCTAAAAAAATTGCCGATTACAGGGAAAGAAAAAGATTACGCAGGATTGCAAGAGGTATTTTACCGGAGAATTGCGGACTTATAATCCGTACCGCCGCACGTGATCAGTCGGAAGAATCTTTAGTGGGCGACTTAAAATATTTAGTAAAAAGCTGGCAGGATCTTGAAGCAGACGCAAAAAAGAATGAGCCACCTTGTTTATTATATAAAGATTTGAGTACAACTATTTCAGTAATCAGAGATCTTTTTACTCCTGATGTCTCCAAGGTATTTATCGATTCAAAAAAACTCTTCAAGGAGATAAAAAATTATCTACAGTTTATTCAGCCTGCACTTCTAGATAGAATAGAATTATACAAAGATGATCAATCAATATTTGAGACTTTCAAAATTGAGGAGCAGATAAAATCCTTGATGGGACGAAAAGTTTCATTACCAAGCGGCGGACATATAGTAATTGAGCACACTGAGGCGATGGTTGTAATTGACGTTAATAGCGGAAGATACGCAGCCAAAAAAGACCAGGAATTGAATTCACTAAAAACCGATCTTGAAGCCTCCAGAGAAATTGTAAGACAACTCCGTCTCCGCGATATTGGCGGTTTAATTGTTGTTGATTTTATTGATCTGGAAGATGAAAAGAACCGTAAAAAGATTTATGATGAATTGAAGAAAGAGTTTAAGAAAGACCGTGCTAAAATTGCTATGCTTCCCATGACAGATTTCGGACTGATGCAAATTACCCGCGAAAGAATACGCGAAAATATAATGCAGTCGATGAATGAAGCATGCCCATATTGCCAGGGAACTGGATTATTGACTAAAAAATCTAATCTGCTTCATGAAATTGAGGGATGGTTAAAACGTTATAAAACAGCTGAAAAACACAATTCTTTAACTTTGAAGGTGCATCCATCATTGGGGGATAACCTCCAACGTGGATTTATTTCTACTTTAACAAAGCTTCAACTGAAATATTTTTTACGAATTAAACTAATTGTCGATGAGAAAGTAAGTCCACAAAAGTTTTATTTTGTTATTACCAAAACTGGTGAAGATAAAACGGAAGAATTTGCTTAA
- the dusB gene encoding tRNA dihydrouridine synthase DusB → MKIGNIDIGNKLILAPMAEITDSSFRKICKQNGVGLTYTQMVSALGIINNNFETLRLCSFSRDEKPIGVQILGNDPDILGQATKELSKLKPDVIDVNCGCPADKVVGNNFGSALLDDPRTIGLIVRKMVDLSNGIPISVKLRIGKDRNHVNIMDTAKVVVDNGGSILIIHGRAREDKYDVDADWSWIKKIKDEYKIVVVGNGSIFTPQDALKMINETGCDSVMVARGALGNPFIFSRFNSLIETGIDPGLPTIEIVTKNLIQHINYLEQEFGEFLALDKAKKHTIWYLKDYPGIDDLLAKIFSLKNLEFLRELVNEHSLLIENGFFKSNGENSINKKFQKKVLFWLADEAKA, encoded by the coding sequence ATGAAAATCGGAAATATTGATATCGGGAATAAATTGATTTTGGCTCCTATGGCGGAGATCACCGATTCATCTTTTCGAAAAATATGTAAACAAAATGGGGTTGGTCTTACTTACACTCAAATGGTTAGCGCTCTTGGTATAATTAATAATAATTTTGAAACACTTCGTCTTTGCTCTTTTAGCAGAGATGAAAAACCAATTGGAGTGCAAATTTTAGGTAATGACCCGGATATTCTTGGGCAAGCCACAAAGGAATTATCAAAATTAAAACCGGATGTAATTGATGTGAATTGCGGATGCCCTGCCGATAAAGTTGTTGGAAATAACTTTGGCTCGGCATTGTTGGATGATCCCAGAACAATTGGATTAATTGTTAGAAAGATGGTGGATTTATCTAATGGCATCCCGATATCCGTAAAATTAAGAATCGGTAAAGACCGGAATCATGTTAATATTATGGATACTGCTAAAGTTGTAGTTGATAATGGCGGTTCTATTTTAATAATTCATGGAAGGGCTCGTGAAGATAAATACGATGTTGACGCCGACTGGAGTTGGATTAAAAAAATTAAGGATGAATATAAAATAGTGGTAGTTGGTAATGGCTCAATATTTACACCCCAAGACGCCCTTAAAATGATCAATGAAACCGGATGCGATTCTGTTATGGTTGCGCGCGGCGCTCTAGGTAATCCATTCATTTTTTCGAGATTTAATTCATTAATAGAAACTGGAATTGATCCCGGATTACCAACAATTGAAATAGTTACTAAAAATTTGATCCAACATATAAATTATCTGGAACAAGAGTTTGGTGAATTTTTGGCTTTGGATAAAGCAAAAAAACACACTATATGGTATCTAAAAGATTATCCGGGTATAGATGACCTTTTAGCAAAAATATTTTCATTGAAAAATTTAGAATTTTTAAGAGAACTGGTAAATGAACATTCTCTTTTAATTGAGAATGGTTTTTTCAAATCGAATGGTGAAAATTCCATAAATAAAAAATTTCAAAAAAAAGTTTTGTTTTGGCTTGCGGATGAGGCTAAAGCCTAA
- the pnp gene encoding polyribonucleotide nucleotidyltransferase, whose protein sequence is MVYTKEVQIGKQKLIIETGKLAKQANGSVMVRYGETMVLVTAVMGGLRPDIDFFPLSVEYREKSFAAGKIPGGFFKREGKPTDKEVLSSRLIDRPIRPLFPDNFYNDTQVVALVYSFDGENDPDVISACGASAALAISDIPLLEPIGEVRIGRINGELIVNPTFAEIEQSDMELVVAGTESSIMMVEGESKEVSEEDLLNALKFAHTEIKKIVQMQVELKELCGKAKIEIPAKLIDEALLNDVNALALEKFKVIVSSVLAKEERSAQNSALAEEVIAALAEKYPEQEKVIKSILHDMEKDLMRQRILDEGLRLDGRNTTQIRPITIELGILPRPHGTALFTRGETQSLTTLTLGTKGDEQIIDGLQEEYKKRFLLHYNFPGFSVGEISRFSGVGRREVGHGNLAERSLKNIIPAEANFPYIIRLNSDILESNGSSSMATVCAGSLVMMDGGVPIKGAVAGIAMGLIKEGDKFAVLSDILGNEDHLGDMDFKVAGTANGITGFQMDIKIQGISYEIMEKALSQAKDGRIHILNIMNEAINEPRQNISNHAPRIFTTKIPTDKIGAVIGQAGKVIQKIQKDFSVEINIEEDGTVSIAGQDAKLAKEAKEYIKLLVAEPEVGKVYNGKVVSIKEFGAFVEFMPGNQGLLHISQIDLKKIAKVTDVLKEGEQVRVKLISIENGKYSLSRKVLLKDDKPVEEKTETENAEQSETKE, encoded by the coding sequence ATGGTTTATACCAAAGAAGTACAGATAGGTAAACAAAAATTAATTATCGAAACCGGAAAGCTTGCTAAACAAGCTAATGGTTCTGTGATGGTTCGATATGGCGAAACGATGGTTTTAGTTACAGCGGTTATGGGAGGTTTGAGACCTGATATAGATTTTTTCCCCTTGAGTGTTGAATACCGTGAAAAATCTTTTGCCGCCGGTAAAATACCGGGTGGTTTCTTCAAACGTGAAGGCAAGCCAACAGATAAAGAAGTGTTGAGTTCAAGATTGATTGATCGTCCGATAAGACCATTATTCCCGGATAATTTCTATAATGATACTCAGGTTGTTGCGCTGGTTTATTCTTTCGATGGTGAGAATGATCCGGATGTAATTTCAGCATGCGGAGCTTCTGCCGCACTCGCAATTTCTGATATTCCTCTGCTCGAACCTATCGGAGAAGTTCGTATTGGTAGAATTAACGGTGAACTTATTGTAAATCCTACATTCGCTGAAATTGAGCAAAGTGATATGGAATTGGTTGTTGCCGGTACCGAAAGTTCGATCATGATGGTTGAAGGTGAGTCTAAAGAGGTAAGTGAGGAAGATCTTCTCAATGCTCTTAAATTTGCTCATACTGAAATTAAAAAAATAGTTCAGATGCAGGTGGAACTGAAAGAATTATGCGGAAAAGCTAAAATCGAAATCCCCGCAAAATTAATTGATGAAGCATTATTAAATGATGTGAATGCGCTAGCTCTTGAAAAATTCAAAGTAATCGTATCAAGTGTTTTGGCTAAAGAAGAACGCTCAGCTCAGAACAGCGCATTAGCTGAAGAGGTTATTGCCGCACTCGCGGAAAAATATCCCGAACAAGAAAAGGTTATTAAATCTATTCTTCATGATATGGAGAAAGATTTAATGCGCCAGAGAATTCTTGATGAAGGATTAAGACTTGACGGCAGAAACACAACTCAAATTAGACCGATAACTATTGAGCTTGGAATATTACCTCGTCCTCATGGTACAGCACTTTTTACACGCGGTGAAACTCAAAGCTTAACCACTTTGACTCTCGGTACCAAAGGTGATGAACAAATTATTGATGGATTACAGGAAGAATACAAAAAACGATTCTTGCTTCATTACAATTTCCCCGGATTCAGCGTTGGTGAAATTAGCAGATTCTCGGGCGTTGGTAGAAGAGAAGTCGGGCATGGAAATTTAGCAGAGCGATCATTAAAAAATATAATTCCGGCGGAAGCTAATTTCCCATATATAATTCGTCTTAATTCCGACATACTTGAATCCAACGGATCATCTTCAATGGCGACTGTTTGCGCGGGTTCATTAGTAATGATGGATGGCGGCGTTCCCATTAAAGGAGCGGTTGCTGGAATTGCTATGGGCTTAATTAAAGAAGGTGATAAGTTTGCGGTACTTTCCGATATACTCGGAAATGAAGATCATCTTGGCGATATGGATTTTAAAGTTGCCGGAACCGCGAATGGAATAACTGGATTTCAAATGGATATCAAGATTCAAGGTATCTCTTATGAAATTATGGAAAAAGCATTAAGCCAAGCTAAAGATGGCAGAATTCATATTCTAAATATTATGAATGAAGCTATTAATGAACCAAGGCAGAATATCTCAAATCACGCACCTCGAATCTTCACAACTAAAATTCCTACAGATAAAATTGGCGCTGTGATTGGTCAAGCCGGTAAAGTAATCCAAAAAATTCAAAAAGATTTCTCAGTTGAAATTAATATTGAAGAGGATGGAACTGTCAGTATTGCCGGTCAAGATGCAAAACTTGCTAAGGAAGCCAAAGAATATATTAAATTGTTAGTAGCTGAACCGGAGGTGGGAAAAGTTTACAATGGTAAAGTTGTTAGCATTAAAGAGTTTGGCGCCTTCGTTGAGTTCATGCCTGGAAATCAAGGCTTGCTTCACATCTCCCAAATTGATCTTAAGAAAATTGCCAAGGTAACAGATGTACTTAAAGAGGGAGAACAGGTTCGTGTTAAGTTAATTAGCATTGAAAACGGTAAATATTCTCTTTCCAGAAAAGTGCTTTTAAAAGATGATAAACCTGTTGAAGAAAAAACTGAAACAGAGAATGCTGAACAATCTGAAACAAAAGAATAA
- the rpsO gene encoding 30S ribosomal protein S15 gives MSLTKEQKSDIIKKFGATESDSGKPEVQIAILTERINQLTSHFEGHKKDHSSRRGLMQMVGKRRRLLDYLIRKDISRYRTIIKELNIRK, from the coding sequence ATGTCTTTAACAAAAGAACAAAAATCTGACATCATTAAAAAATTCGGTGCGACTGAAAGCGATAGCGGTAAACCAGAAGTTCAAATCGCTATTCTTACCGAAAGAATCAATCAATTAACTTCTCACTTTGAAGGGCATAAAAAAGACCATTCATCACGCAGAGGATTAATGCAAATGGTAGGTAAAAGAAGAAGACTTCTTGACTATCTAATAAGAAAAGACATTTCTAGATATAGAACAATAATTAAAGAACTCAACATCAGAAAGTAA
- a CDS encoding bifunctional riboflavin kinase/FAD synthetase, with amino-acid sequence MKVYKELSLFENKSSLVVTVGSFDGLHIGHQKIIEEVIKTAGKKNIESCVITFEPHPRMVLQKEAGIKLLTSLDEKIEILESIGVNKLVVLNFSIDFSHKSSEQFIEEYVLKLGAVHMVVGHDHKFGKDRLGDVNQLMEIAANDSFGITEVQPETFNGEIVSSSKIRTALLNGDIEKANDYLGRNYSVSGIITLGAQRGRTLGFPTANLKSAFENKVLPKNGVYIVDCIVDGQNYFGIMNIGNRPTFESKNEIVIEVNLFDFDGDIYGQQMKINFLHRVRDEKKFQSKEELIQQINSDKIYAAEFLKKFNK; translated from the coding sequence ATGAAAGTTTATAAAGAATTATCTCTTTTTGAAAATAAATCAAGTTTAGTTGTAACTGTCGGTTCTTTTGATGGACTGCATATCGGTCATCAAAAAATAATTGAGGAAGTAATTAAAACTGCCGGCAAAAAAAATATTGAAAGTTGTGTTATAACTTTTGAACCTCATCCGAGAATGGTTCTTCAAAAAGAGGCGGGGATAAAACTTCTTACTTCTCTTGATGAAAAAATTGAAATACTCGAATCAATCGGAGTAAATAAATTAGTTGTTCTTAATTTTTCGATAGATTTCAGCCATAAATCTTCAGAACAATTCATTGAAGAGTATGTACTAAAATTAGGCGCCGTACACATGGTTGTTGGTCACGATCATAAATTTGGTAAAGATAGACTGGGAGATGTGAATCAACTTATGGAAATTGCGGCAAATGATAGTTTTGGAATTACAGAAGTTCAGCCGGAAACATTTAATGGCGAAATAGTAAGTAGCAGTAAAATTAGAACCGCACTTTTGAACGGTGACATTGAAAAAGCTAATGATTATTTAGGTAGAAATTATTCAGTATCTGGAATAATAACTCTTGGCGCGCAAAGAGGAAGAACTCTAGGATTTCCTACTGCGAATCTCAAATCGGCATTTGAAAATAAAGTTCTACCGAAGAATGGAGTATATATAGTTGATTGTATTGTTGATGGACAAAATTATTTTGGAATTATGAATATAGGGAATCGCCCTACATTTGAGAGCAAAAACGAAATTGTGATTGAAGTGAATTTATTTGACTTTGATGGTGATATCTATGGACAACAGATGAAAATAAATTTTTTACATAGAGTTCGTGATGAGAAAAAATTTCAATCAAAAGAGGAACTGATTCAGCAGATTAATTCTGATAAGATTTATGCCGCTGAATTTTTGAAAAAGTTTAATAAATAA
- the truB gene encoding tRNA pseudouridine(55) synthase TruB, which yields MRVITNKISPDYCADFAAGEIILIDKMYRKTSFDIVHKIRRAVGVKKVGHTGTLDPLATGLVIICTGKMTKKISEFQVSDKTYSGIISIGKTTPSFDLESEFDSETDIGNVTEKMIYEAAEKFKAECEQTVPMFSAIKHKGKSLYKFARKGIEIEREPRKIYINYFEIKKIELPDIYFEISCSKGTYIRVIADDFGKVLGCGAYLKELRRTKIGDFRIEDALSIEEFKNLYEKLKLPQITENESL from the coding sequence ATGAGAGTGATAACGAATAAAATATCGCCCGATTATTGTGCAGATTTCGCAGCCGGCGAGATTATTCTTATCGATAAAATGTACAGAAAAACGTCCTTTGACATAGTGCATAAAATTAGAAGAGCGGTTGGTGTTAAGAAAGTAGGCCATACCGGAACCTTGGATCCTCTTGCTACTGGATTGGTAATTATCTGTACTGGCAAAATGACAAAAAAGATTTCCGAGTTTCAGGTTAGTGACAAAACTTATTCTGGAATTATTTCTATCGGCAAAACAACACCAAGCTTCGATCTCGAATCTGAATTTGATTCTGAAACCGATATTGGAAATGTAACTGAAAAAATGATTTATGAGGCGGCTGAAAAGTTTAAAGCCGAATGTGAACAGACTGTACCAATGTTTTCAGCGATAAAACATAAAGGGAAATCTCTCTACAAGTTTGCCAGAAAAGGTATTGAAATTGAAAGGGAACCGAGGAAAATATATATAAATTATTTTGAGATAAAAAAAATAGAACTCCCCGATATCTATTTTGAAATTTCCTGTTCAAAGGGTACATATATTCGTGTGATTGCTGATGATTTCGGTAAAGTTTTGGGATGCGGAGCTTATCTTAAAGAATTGCGCCGTACAAAAATTGGCGATTTTAGAATTGAGGATGCACTTAGTATTGAGGAATTTAAAAACCTTTATGAAAAATTAAAGTTGCCACAAATAACTGAAAATGAAAGTTTATAA
- the rbfA gene encoding 30S ribosome-binding factor RbfA, producing MSFRLQKVESLIKEEVSLIFLHKIQDPNFSLITITNVKVSPDLRHAKIYLSVFRKEKREEVLEKVEEIKGMIRGELAGRIKMRYIPDLHFFIDDTIDYVEKMEGLFKKIHESDNE from the coding sequence ATGTCGTTTCGTTTGCAAAAAGTTGAAAGTTTAATAAAGGAAGAGGTAAGTTTAATATTTCTTCATAAAATACAGGATCCAAACTTTAGTCTTATTACAATTACTAATGTTAAGGTGAGTCCCGATCTGCGGCACGCGAAAATATATTTATCTGTATTTAGAAAAGAAAAAAGGGAAGAAGTACTAGAAAAAGTTGAAGAGATAAAAGGAATGATTCGCGGTGAATTAGCTGGACGAATTAAGATGCGATACATTCCCGATCTTCATTTTTTTATTGATGATACAATAGACTACGTTGAAAAAATGGAAGGTCTATTTAAAAAAATACATGAGAGTGATAACGAATAA